A genome region from Kaistia algarum includes the following:
- a CDS encoding RHS repeat-associated core domain-containing protein, translated as MQTCPQDALTRTCDANGNLTNGYDGNLAPKTLAYDGDNRLVSVVQVAATTAYAYGPDGSRIKTVATVGTNPAKTSYLLGTSELDDAGVLTKIPNPDIRKVGTTTCFVHRDHLASVKLETDSSGNIAMRQRFTAFGSKIPVSTLSCGGETRGFVGQRHDVDTGLLDLNARWYDPAIGLFVNPDDFDPIDAGTAVKGGATGWLANAVGTNRYAYSGNDPVNKADPNGHCLWDGCIGEGYLAWTAGVIVVGAVATYLWNNTDSGKAAQQSMLNALTAPPAIGTFEQPAESRASWNGPWVWGGDGDWLNKGPHVNHGGVHVGIRLGPDGGVEIGPVDDGDRKKSGWKAKVKEFAGSLDTPKGLQKAIDQIRGRIEKMKTKSKSRADEMEEIAKRLEKGVKPSVSSNINDESKEKGRPGNSGNGKDDNNKRQPK; from the coding sequence TTGCAGACTTGCCCGCAAGATGCGCTGACGCGGACCTGCGACGCCAATGGCAATCTGACCAACGGCTATGACGGCAATCTGGCACCGAAGACGCTCGCCTATGATGGCGACAATCGTCTGGTCTCCGTTGTACAGGTGGCTGCCACGACGGCTTACGCCTATGGCCCCGACGGCAGTCGCATCAAGACCGTCGCGACTGTCGGCACCAACCCGGCCAAGACCAGCTATCTCCTCGGCACGAGCGAACTCGACGATGCCGGTGTCCTGACCAAGATCCCCAATCCTGACATCCGCAAGGTCGGCACGACGACGTGCTTCGTCCACCGCGACCACCTCGCCTCGGTCAAGTTGGAGACAGACTCTTCCGGCAACATCGCCATGCGCCAGCGCTTCACCGCGTTCGGTTCGAAGATCCCGGTCTCAACCCTCTCCTGCGGCGGTGAGACCCGCGGCTTCGTCGGCCAGCGTCACGACGTCGACACCGGCCTGCTGGATCTGAACGCCCGCTGGTACGACCCGGCCATTGGGTTGTTCGTCAACCCGGACGATTTCGATCCGATCGATGCGGGAACAGCCGTCAAGGGCGGCGCCACCGGATGGTTGGCCAATGCCGTCGGGACGAACCGCTATGCCTATTCCGGGAATGATCCGGTCAACAAGGCCGATCCGAACGGGCACTGCTTATGGGACGGGTGTATTGGCGAGGGCTATCTAGCGTGGACGGCTGGGGTGATCGTGGTTGGCGCAGTTGCCACCTATCTTTGGAACAATACTGACAGCGGCAAAGCTGCCCAGCAGTCTATGCTGAACGCACTGACTGCGCCGCCGGCGATTGGGACATTTGAACAACCCGCAGAGTCGAGGGCCTCGTGGAATGGACCTTGGGTTTGGGGCGGCGACGGAGACTGGTTGAACAAGGGACCTCATGTCAACCACGGCGGCGTTCACGTCGGAATAAGATTGGGGCCGGATGGCGGTGTCGAAATCGGTCCAGTCGACGATGGCGATCGAAAGAAAAGTGGTTGGAAAGCTAAAGTCAAGGAATTCGCAGGATCACTGGACACTCCTAAGGGACTGCAGAAGGCGATCGATCAAATCAGAGGACGCATCGAAAAGATGAAGACCAAGAGCAAGAGCCGCGCTGATGAAATGGAAGAAATTGCGAAACGGCTTGAGAAGGGTGTTAAGCCCTCCGTGTCCTCCAATATAAATGATGAGAGCAAAGAAAAAGGACGTCCTGGAAACTCAGGCAATGGAAAAGATGATAATAATAAACGACAGCCAAAATGA
- a CDS encoding RHS repeat domain-containing protein produces MVDPANIDDAGVLTKIPNPDIRKVGTTTCFVHRDHLASVKLETDSSGNIAMRQRFTAFGSKIPVSTLSCGGETRGFVGQRHDADTGLLDLNARWYDPAIGLFVNPDDFDPIDAKTAVGGGAIGWLANAVGTNRYAYAGNDPVNKAVPMGMRGCLLVLFRPMSAAQVVREV; encoded by the coding sequence GTGGTGGACCCGGCAAACATCGACGATGCCGGCGTCCTGACCAAGATCCCCAATCCTGACATCCGCAAGGTCGGCACGACGACGTGCTTCGTCCACCGCGACCACCTCGCCTCGGTCAAGTTGGAGACAGACTCTTCCGGCAACATCGCCATGCGCCAGCGCTTCACCGCGTTCGGTTCGAAGATCCCGGTCTCAACCCTCTCCTGCGGCGGTGAGACCCGCGGCTTCGTCGGCCAGCGCCACGACGCCGACACCGGCCTGCTGGATCTGAACGCCCGCTGGTACGACCCGGCCATTGGCCTCTTCGTCAACCCGGACGATTTCGACCCGATCGATGCGAAAACCGCCGTCGGCGGCGGCGCCATCGGCTGGCTCGCCAATGCCGTCGGCACGAACCGCTATGCCTATGCCGGGAATGATCCGGTGAATAAGGCAGTTCCAATGGGCATGAGAGGGTGTCTTTTGGTTTTGTTCCGACCTATGTCCGCGGCGCAGGTGGTCAGGGAGGTTTGA
- a CDS encoding ROK family protein, with the protein MTKARSHHRLRAPILDALEDAPRSRAEIARLLSVSRSTASSAIAELIEEGVIETIDDPAPASRKQAGRPGELVALKERRAYLIGIDFGRLSFKTAISDLNYRLIDELECAFDVGLSAEDALALAAEHVETLIARNGIHRHLIEAVGIGVPGPVEAATGMLHPGSILASWVGADVPARLSRLIGLPVYMDNDANLGALAEGRLGGAVGSKVMLYVLLSVGVGLGISIEGQIFRGAYGMAGQLAHVVTDENGSLCHCGSRGCLEAQISVNALSRSLEATHRDIAPAEMLRLAAEGNPGPARVVADAGSMVGRALGALCNYFNPDLILVGGELTRAGPVLLNAMKEAMRRTAISRAVEHVDIRPGALGDRAELFGTLLLAHERARAAFHARSGFSATSGVQIEGVAS; encoded by the coding sequence ATGACCAAGGCTCGCTCACACCATCGGCTTCGCGCCCCGATTCTGGATGCGCTGGAAGACGCTCCGCGGTCGCGCGCCGAAATTGCGCGCCTGCTGTCCGTCTCACGCTCGACCGCCTCCAGCGCGATTGCCGAACTGATCGAAGAAGGTGTCATCGAGACGATCGATGATCCTGCCCCTGCGTCGCGAAAGCAGGCGGGTCGTCCCGGCGAACTGGTGGCACTCAAGGAGCGGCGCGCCTACCTGATCGGCATCGACTTCGGCCGGCTGAGCTTCAAGACCGCGATTTCCGACCTTAACTACCGCCTGATCGACGAACTTGAATGCGCGTTCGACGTCGGCCTTTCCGCCGAAGACGCTCTGGCGCTGGCCGCCGAGCATGTCGAAACGCTGATCGCGCGCAACGGCATCCATCGCCACCTGATCGAGGCGGTCGGCATTGGCGTTCCGGGCCCGGTCGAGGCGGCGACCGGCATGCTGCACCCGGGCTCGATCCTGGCAAGCTGGGTCGGCGCCGACGTGCCGGCCCGCCTTTCGAGGCTTATCGGCCTCCCCGTCTATATGGACAATGACGCCAATCTCGGTGCCTTGGCCGAAGGCCGCCTCGGTGGCGCCGTCGGCTCCAAGGTTATGCTTTATGTCCTGCTGTCGGTGGGCGTCGGGCTCGGCATCTCGATCGAGGGCCAGATCTTCCGCGGCGCCTACGGCATGGCCGGGCAGCTCGCGCATGTCGTCACCGACGAGAACGGCTCGCTCTGCCATTGCGGCAGTCGTGGCTGCCTCGAGGCACAGATATCCGTCAATGCGCTGAGCCGCTCGCTGGAAGCGACGCATCGCGACATCGCTCCAGCCGAGATGCTGCGCCTCGCCGCCGAAGGCAACCCAGGTCCCGCCCGCGTCGTCGCCGACGCCGGCTCGATGGTCGGCCGTGCCCTCGGCGCCCTCTGCAATTATTTCAATCCCGACCTCATCCTTGTTGGCGGCGAGCTGACGCGGGCCGGCCCCGTTCTGCTCAATGCGATGAAGGAGGCCATGCGCCGCACGGCGATCTCGCGCGCTGTCGAGCACGTGGACATTCGCCCCGGCGCCCTCGGTGATCGGGCCGAGCTGTTCGGCACCTTACTGCTGGCTCACGAGCGGGCACGAGCTGCTTTTCACGCCCGTAGCGGGTTCTCCGCGACATCCGGCGTCCAGATCGAAGGAGTTGCCTCATGA
- a CDS encoding sugar ABC transporter ATP-binding protein, with protein sequence MLLEMQQIRKSFGAGPVLHGVDFQLVRGQIHALVGHNGAGKSTLMKTLGGNFADYDGRILIEGEEVTLHAPKQALEKGVAMIYQDFSLIPDLSVADNIGLGRDPRGRLPGLISHSALRKRSAEEAAALGIKLPMDTPVRQLGVAEQQMTEIVRACSRNARILVMDEPTARLAPAEREQLFSVMRRMAETRGVGIIYISHFLEEIRQVADVVTVMRDGKVVETGTGASYTVSQLARLLVGHGDIAAAPPRTAVRHAQESRPVLTLEGLSVAGRPPVDLTVAAGEIVGIAGLIGAGRTRLARAIIGDVASKGEVRLAGRELTRRSPQRSATAGLVMVPEDRKVSGLALASNIEENAAATALSPRLSRFGIIRAGQKRSLVESLIAKFGIQPPDRKRIVGTLSGGNAQKVLVARAVGARPKAMILDQPTAGVDVGAKAELHKIVELSAAEGAAILLISDDLDEILGLSDRVAIMVGGSVREILPRERLDRASLLAAISQGAPATA encoded by the coding sequence ATGTTACTGGAGATGCAGCAGATCCGGAAAAGCTTCGGCGCCGGACCGGTATTGCACGGCGTCGACTTCCAGCTCGTACGGGGCCAGATCCATGCTCTTGTCGGCCACAACGGGGCCGGCAAGAGTACCCTGATGAAGACGCTCGGCGGCAACTTCGCTGATTATGACGGCCGCATCCTGATCGAAGGCGAGGAAGTCACTCTTCATGCGCCGAAGCAGGCGCTCGAGAAGGGCGTCGCCATGATCTATCAGGATTTCTCGCTGATCCCGGACCTTTCGGTCGCCGATAATATCGGCCTCGGCCGTGATCCGCGCGGTAGACTGCCCGGCCTGATTTCGCATTCGGCCCTGCGCAAGCGCTCGGCCGAAGAAGCGGCGGCACTCGGCATCAAGCTGCCGATGGACACTCCGGTGCGCCAGCTTGGCGTCGCCGAACAGCAGATGACGGAGATCGTCCGCGCCTGCTCGCGCAACGCCCGCATTCTCGTCATGGACGAACCCACCGCCCGCTTGGCGCCGGCCGAACGCGAACAATTGTTCAGTGTCATGCGTCGCATGGCGGAGACGCGCGGCGTCGGCATCATCTATATCAGCCACTTCCTCGAGGAGATCCGCCAGGTCGCCGATGTCGTCACGGTGATGCGCGACGGCAAGGTCGTCGAGACAGGCACCGGCGCGTCCTACACCGTGTCCCAGTTGGCGCGCCTGCTCGTCGGCCATGGCGATATCGCCGCGGCGCCGCCGCGCACCGCCGTGCGCCACGCCCAGGAAAGCAGGCCGGTTCTGACGCTCGAAGGGCTCTCGGTCGCCGGCCGTCCGCCAGTCGACCTCACGGTTGCCGCCGGCGAAATCGTCGGCATTGCCGGTCTGATCGGTGCCGGTCGGACCCGGCTGGCGAGGGCGATCATCGGGGACGTCGCTTCCAAGGGAGAGGTCCGCCTCGCCGGACGCGAGTTGACGCGTCGTTCACCGCAGCGCTCAGCGACTGCCGGCCTTGTCATGGTGCCCGAGGATCGCAAGGTCAGCGGACTCGCGCTCGCTTCCAACATCGAGGAAAACGCGGCAGCGACCGCTTTGTCGCCCCGTCTCTCCCGCTTCGGCATCATCCGCGCCGGCCAGAAGCGCTCATTGGTTGAGAGCCTGATCGCGAAGTTCGGCATCCAACCGCCTGATCGCAAGCGCATCGTCGGAACGCTTTCCGGCGGCAACGCTCAGAAAGTTCTGGTCGCCCGCGCCGTCGGGGCGCGCCCGAAAGCGATGATCCTCGACCAGCCGACGGCCGGCGTCGATGTCGGCGCCAAGGCCGAATTACACAAGATCGTCGAGCTGAGCGCCGCGGAAGGCGCCGCGATCCTGCTGATCTCGGATGACCTAGACGAAATCCTGGGTCTCAGCGACCGCGTCGCCATCATGGTTGGTGGCAGCGTGCGCGAGATCCTGCCGCGCGAGCGCCTAGACCGGGCGAGCCTGCTCGCCGCCATCAGCCAAGGCGCCCCTGCCACAGCCTAA
- a CDS encoding alpha/beta fold hydrolase → MRASAEDWTHAEPGKLDVFSELARFTRVCAYDRPGTPAGDAPSRSDPVPQPVTAGDAVADLHALLAAGGITAPFVMVAHSYGGLIARLYAMTYPDQVKGMVLVDTLSEGLQDAETPEEWAIQRVLLNGDLTEALRLYPPIERADAERSFDQIRAAAPLKQMPLIVLSADRPWGPLIPKLIADGVLPANTPSDFGYVTDRAQKEAQAQLAALVAGARHVTNTDSGHEIHKDQPQLVVDSIREVVVAVRNGKASLDSQ, encoded by the coding sequence ATGCGGGCTTCCGCCGAGGACTGGACCCATGCCGAGCCCGGCAAGTTGGATGTCTTCTCGGAGCTAGCCCGATTCACGCGGGTCTGCGCCTATGACCGGCCGGGAACGCCGGCGGGCGACGCGCCCAGCCGCAGCGACCCGGTTCCGCAGCCGGTCACCGCGGGCGACGCGGTGGCAGACCTCCATGCGCTGCTGGCCGCTGGCGGCATCACGGCGCCCTTCGTTATGGTCGCGCACTCCTATGGCGGACTGATCGCCCGACTATACGCGATGACCTATCCGGATCAGGTGAAAGGGATGGTTCTTGTCGATACTCTATCCGAGGGTCTTCAGGATGCGGAGACGCCTGAGGAGTGGGCGATCCAGCGCGTCCTGCTAAATGGTGATCTGACGGAGGCGTTGAGGCTCTATCCGCCGATCGAGCGGGCGGATGCGGAGCGAAGTTTCGATCAAATACGCGCCGCTGCGCCGCTCAAGCAGATGCCGCTGATCGTCCTTAGCGCCGACCGGCCCTGGGGACCGCTGATCCCCAAGCTCATCGCCGACGGCGTACTGCCGGCGAATACGCCTTCCGACTTTGGCTACGTGACCGACAGGGCACAAAAGGAAGCCCAGGCACAGCTCGCCGCACTGGTTGCCGGAGCGCGGCATGTGACGAACACCGATAGCGGTCATGAGATTCATAAGGACCAGCCGCAACTGGTTGTGGATTCGATCCGTGAGGTCGTCGTGGCAGTTCGAAATGGCAAGGCGAGCCTGGATAGCCAATAG
- a CDS encoding sugar ABC transporter substrate-binding protein codes for MTTSMTRRLMLGLAGATLIALGGSAAQAADAPRIGFMIWNTSVPFYSNLIKTAEDTAKDLGVELNIQSGNGDLATQISVVQQFITQGVDMILIAPSDPQGIVPVIRQATAAGIPVMAVNTTADTSTGAKLVTYVGVDDFVFGQRQGDLLVQSVGENAKVAYILGKLGTSAQLAREAGLMDTLKKHPGIQIIEKQAADWDNSKALAITQDYLSKYPKGELDAIVDQGPEGVNGAQFAAENGRTDVKFILGDYPADVRNAIIKGIVLGTVNQDPAPQGKFAIEDSVKYLAGKTSEVPSPNHYLDLPIITKDNVEQHPAAWGG; via the coding sequence ATGACGACCTCGATGACAAGACGCCTCATGCTCGGCTTGGCCGGAGCAACCCTGATCGCCCTGGGCGGCTCCGCCGCCCAGGCCGCGGACGCACCTCGGATCGGGTTCATGATCTGGAACACCTCGGTTCCGTTCTATTCCAACCTGATCAAGACCGCCGAGGATACGGCCAAGGACCTTGGCGTCGAACTGAACATCCAGAGCGGCAACGGCGACCTCGCGACCCAGATTTCGGTCGTGCAGCAGTTCATCACCCAAGGTGTCGACATGATCCTGATTGCGCCGAGCGATCCGCAAGGGATCGTACCGGTGATCCGCCAGGCGACCGCCGCCGGGATACCGGTCATGGCCGTCAATACGACGGCCGACACCAGCACCGGCGCAAAGCTCGTCACCTATGTCGGCGTCGACGACTTCGTTTTCGGCCAGCGCCAGGGCGATCTCCTGGTCCAGTCGGTCGGCGAGAACGCCAAGGTCGCCTACATTCTCGGCAAGCTGGGCACCTCGGCACAGCTCGCCCGTGAAGCCGGCCTGATGGACACGCTGAAGAAGCACCCCGGCATCCAGATCATCGAGAAGCAGGCTGCCGACTGGGACAATTCCAAGGCACTCGCAATCACCCAGGACTATCTGAGCAAATATCCCAAGGGCGAGCTGGATGCGATCGTGGACCAGGGTCCGGAAGGCGTGAACGGCGCCCAGTTCGCCGCTGAGAACGGCCGAACCGACGTCAAGTTCATCCTTGGCGACTACCCGGCCGATGTCCGCAACGCGATCATCAAGGGCATCGTGCTCGGCACCGTGAACCAGGACCCGGCGCCCCAGGGCAAGTTTGCCATCGAGGACTCCGTCAAATATCTCGCCGGCAAGACATCCGAAGTTCCCTCGCCGAACCACTACCTCGACCTCCCCATCATCACGAAGGACAATGTCGAGCAGCATCCGGCTGCCTGGGGCGGCTGA
- a CDS encoding metal-dependent hydrolase family protein: MPCYRISAKSVLLGDDLLSCTDGAVLVDDGQIVAAGPDATVSRPDHAAAIDLGDATLLPGLVDAHMHTFGMSSRGLAALNTEREPYRALRAAGELRELLHAGFTSARCLGSSIGPDLRRAIDEGHIEGPRLVVAGQFISSTGGTWDAPPLPSSWGRATTAVADGAEQIVQAVRERARSGADFIKLGLSKGGVQDRYHAWGDDPHAQATTYSVEEVRAAVDEAHRNGMKVSAHAIGLAAVNLALDGGVDIIEHGYAIDDQTRQRLVWEGKIVVTTISQLYFHRAAYDEFHYPDWERDVYERHWLAMRRDFELGLKVGIRYALGTDLVGKPTHPLSRAAKEFELAVEWGMARETALRAGTVLGAEALGIAGVTGSVTNGKSADLIAVAGSLSNLADLASPILVMKQGELVPGFMKAVGIPSRW, translated from the coding sequence ATGCCCTGCTATCGAATTTCCGCGAAGTCAGTCCTGCTCGGTGATGATCTCCTGTCTTGCACCGATGGGGCGGTTCTCGTCGACGACGGGCAGATCGTCGCCGCCGGCCCGGACGCGACGGTGTCTCGGCCCGACCACGCGGCCGCCATCGACCTCGGTGACGCCACGCTTCTTCCGGGCTTAGTCGACGCGCATATGCACACCTTCGGCATGTCGAGCAGGGGGCTGGCCGCTCTCAATACGGAGCGGGAGCCGTACCGTGCCCTGCGGGCCGCTGGCGAATTGCGCGAATTGCTACATGCTGGCTTCACTTCGGCACGCTGCCTCGGCTCCTCTATCGGGCCGGACCTGCGCCGGGCGATCGACGAGGGCCATATCGAGGGACCGAGACTGGTCGTTGCCGGGCAGTTCATCTCGTCGACCGGCGGCACCTGGGATGCGCCGCCTCTGCCGTCTTCCTGGGGCCGTGCTACCACCGCAGTGGCGGATGGCGCCGAGCAGATAGTGCAGGCAGTGCGCGAGCGGGCACGCTCCGGTGCCGATTTCATCAAACTCGGCCTGTCCAAGGGCGGCGTCCAGGATCGCTACCACGCCTGGGGCGACGATCCGCACGCGCAAGCCACGACCTACAGCGTCGAGGAAGTTCGTGCTGCCGTCGACGAGGCGCATCGCAACGGCATGAAGGTGAGCGCGCATGCGATCGGTCTGGCGGCGGTCAATCTGGCGCTTGATGGCGGCGTCGACATCATCGAGCACGGCTACGCGATCGATGATCAGACCCGCCAACGGCTGGTCTGGGAAGGGAAGATCGTCGTTACGACGATCTCGCAGCTCTACTTCCACCGTGCCGCTTATGACGAATTCCATTATCCGGACTGGGAACGCGACGTCTATGAGCGCCATTGGCTGGCGATGCGGCGCGATTTCGAACTCGGGCTGAAGGTCGGCATCCGCTACGCACTCGGCACCGACCTCGTCGGCAAGCCAACCCACCCTCTCTCCCGTGCGGCCAAGGAGTTCGAACTGGCGGTGGAGTGGGGCATGGCGAGGGAGACTGCGCTTCGCGCCGGTACGGTCCTTGGTGCCGAGGCGCTCGGAATTGCCGGGGTAACCGGTAGCGTGACAAACGGAAAGTCTGCCGACCTGATCGCGGTCGCAGGCAGTCTATCCAATCTGGCCGATCTGGCTTCTCCGATCCTCGTAATGAAGCAGGGTGAGCTAGTGCCGGGATTCATGAAAGCGGTTGGCATTCCGTCTCGTTGGTGA
- a CDS encoding ABC transporter permease — protein sequence MTSLPTGAGRRRLALSAGAVWSNYALLAIFVGLVVVFCLTVPHFATWGNFANVLQRNSIIGIVACGMLLMIILGGFDLSVGAVGAASSVVAAALIVHVSLPFGIVAALVLGLGVGIVNGFFIAKIGINPFVTTLATQVLVTGIMFVGTAAQPVYGVPESFTWLGLGRIGPIPVPTIIFAAVAILTWAILRFTAFGHHVYIVGGNRLAARLAGINVDRVVIATYGLGGLFAGIAGVVLLGQTNIGQPASAADWPLTAIAAVVVGGVPLSGGVGKVGGAVLGTLLLGVIANALNLLGVSPFWQPAVTGAVILVAVGIDSYQRRRLERR from the coding sequence ATGACCTCCCTGCCGACCGGCGCAGGCCGTCGACGACTTGCCCTGTCGGCTGGGGCTGTCTGGTCGAACTATGCGCTGCTGGCGATCTTCGTCGGACTGGTGGTCGTGTTCTGCCTGACGGTGCCGCACTTCGCCACCTGGGGCAATTTCGCCAATGTGCTTCAGCGCAATTCGATCATCGGCATCGTTGCCTGCGGCATGCTGCTGATGATCATCCTCGGCGGCTTCGATCTCTCGGTCGGCGCCGTCGGCGCCGCTTCGTCCGTCGTTGCGGCGGCGCTCATCGTCCATGTATCGTTGCCGTTCGGCATCGTCGCCGCGCTGGTCCTCGGCCTTGGCGTCGGCATCGTCAACGGCTTCTTCATCGCCAAGATCGGCATCAACCCTTTCGTTACCACACTGGCGACGCAGGTGCTGGTCACCGGCATCATGTTCGTCGGCACCGCGGCGCAACCGGTTTATGGCGTGCCTGAATCCTTCACTTGGCTTGGCCTAGGTCGGATCGGTCCCATCCCGGTGCCGACCATCATCTTCGCGGCGGTGGCCATACTCACCTGGGCCATCCTGCGTTTCACTGCCTTTGGCCATCACGTCTACATCGTTGGCGGCAACCGGCTCGCAGCCCGGCTCGCCGGGATCAATGTCGACCGCGTGGTGATTGCGACCTACGGCCTTGGCGGCTTGTTCGCCGGCATCGCCGGCGTCGTCCTTCTTGGCCAGACCAATATCGGCCAGCCAGCCAGTGCGGCGGACTGGCCACTGACCGCGATCGCCGCGGTGGTGGTCGGTGGAGTCCCGCTCAGCGGCGGCGTCGGCAAAGTCGGCGGCGCCGTTCTCGGCACGCTGCTTCTGGGGGTCATTGCAAATGCCCTCAACCTGCTCGGTGTATCCCCCTTCTGGCAGCCCGCCGTTACTGGCGCGGTCATCCTGGTCGCGGTCGGCATCGATAGCTATCAGCGCCGCCGTCTCGAACGGCGCTGA